The nucleotide window TATGCCCGCCCCGCAAATCACCTTGCTTTTTGAACCCCGCGCAGCATCAACCGAATCGGATATTATTTTCGGGTTCTCCTTCGAAACTGCCTTGCCGCTTCCGATAAGTTCTGGAGGCTCTATCGCGATAAAGTCGGGGTTCAGCCGCGAGATGTGCCTCACTTCCTCCGGCGTTCTGGCGCAAACTATTGAACTCATGCCGAGTTCGCCCATCTGTCCTATAAGATCCTCTATCGCCCCTTGTTCAATGCGGTGCTCGCTATGGTTCAGAAGCGAGCCAGCAGCTCCGAAGGACTTTGTGATTTTCGGCACGCAAAAACCTGTGCTGGCGCCAAGAGATGCTGCGTCAACGTGCTGCGCTATCACGGGTATCGCCACTGACCTGCACACAAGGGCAAGCGAGGCGATTGGGGGTGCAAGGACAATCTCGCAACTCGTTTCGTGCGAAACCTTCTCCGCAGCCTTTGCGAGCTCTAGCGTAGCCTGGCCGGAGATTTCTTCATAGTTCTTGAAGTTGATAATGAGCGGCCGGTTCAAGAGCGCTTTCCTTTGCCGGCGTCCTTCTTATCGGCCCGTGAAGGCTTTTCAACCTCGGCGACGTCCCTGAACTTGGATTCAAGCTTGCTCATCCTTGCCTGGTAGCCCTTGTTGTACTCCAGCTCCTCTGGTATGAGAGTGGCAGGGTGTATGAAGCCCTGGTTGCGCATAATCATTGCCCGCTCTGAAGCTCGGATTCTTTGGAGCTCCCAGTCGTCGGTACCAAACCCGTCGTGCGGTCCGGTCAATTTCCCGTTGTGCATGCTAAACAAAAGGCACGATACGATTGGGATGGAGTAGTTCAGGCTGGCAGCCGAGTTTAGCTTGACAGGCATCAGGGGCATGTGATGGCTGCCTCGCGTGTTCCCGGCAACGTAGTGAGGTTCGTTGAAGGCACTGCCGGCCTCTTCAGTGGCCGGAAAGTTCTTTTGCGTTCGCACTATGGCGATGGGGTCGTCCTTTCCGACGTACGTCCCTGCAATATTGTGCAGCCTGTCTGTTGATGCCGAAACAATCTGTTCGCCGTCAGTGGCAAGGACAGAGTGAACCACGTACCTGCCGGGGTACATGAGCGCAGCTTCAAGCTCCGCCTTGTCGCCCCACATCTTCAGATCCGCAATCTTGCCAGTCATTACGTCCATTATCCTGAAAATAACCCCCTCGGCGAGTTTTTCGTTTATCAAAAGACCCGTGTTGCTGCGAGCGTCGACGAACATGCGCCACAGTGGAAAATTAAATGCTCCCGGCTCCGTCTTGTCGGCGGCAAAGATGCAAAACACCTCGCTTGGGCGCTCCTCCATCTCTATCTCGGCGACGCCCGGGCCCATTCCCTTGACGTTGCCTGAAAACGAATCCTTCAGGAGGTCTTGGCCAGCGCCGTAGAGGCCCTGTTCCTTGGCGACTCGTGTCCCCTCAGTAAATGCGTCCCAGGCCAGCTTGTGGATTTTCTCGTTGTCCTCTCCCTGCGTGTGAGTCATGATAATGTGTATGTCGTCGCCGGTAAAACCAACGTAATAGTCAATGAGAAGGCCCTTTGCGTTCTTTGCCACAAAGTTCCTAACCGTGCTCACCAGTTCATCGCTTGGTCTAGTATGGCCGCCGATTCCTCCAATGTCTGCCTTGATCGCGCTGAGAGTAACTCGCATGTGCAAAAAAACAATGACCTTGGCTTAAAACTCTTGCGATGTAATGCTACGTCAGCAAAATGGTTGCGCTGGTTCGGTGAGACAACCCAGAATTCCTGTCCAGTCGATTGTCTGTCGGTTCTAGATATGTTGATGCGGTATTCTTACGCTAATCGACATGCCGATCCTATGAGAATCAGTCAGACTTTGCAGTTATTTGTACGCGGATTTACATTGGAACCTGTCAGACCGATGATGGCATCAGGTCGACACGAACGGGCTCGGGACAAAGGCCGTTCCATACCTCTGACGGTTTGTGAGGCTTTATATAACAACAGGTAACAGCATGCATGACTTTGCGCAAGTGCGCAAGGTCTTGAAACGAACTGACAAAAGTACTGTGAGGCCATGAAGTCTAATCTCCGCTGCAAGTCACACCAACACTTGGCTTAATGAACTCCTTGTGTGCAGTGGCAATGAGCAGGATTTGCTCAAGAATTAGCCTGCAAGGAAGGAAAAATCGGTCTCAAAATTTTTCATTTTCTTGTGCAATTGCCCGGTCAAATGAGAAATTTCCCCGCGACGTAATTCCACTTCGACTATGGCGAAATACAAATAAAGCCCATGACGTGTCCATGCTCTATGAGCGCCAGCAAGAAACCACACATGAACTTGGTGGTTACGGGTCATGTTGATAATGGTAAATCCACTACTGTGGGTCACCTTATGGTTGACATGGGAGTAATCGACCAGAGGACCATTGACGCATTCGCAAAAGAGTCTGAAGCAACCGGAAAAGGTGATACTTTCAAGTATGCATGGGTACTTGATAGCATCAAGGACGAAAGGGAAAGAGGTATCACCATCGATCTTGCATTTCAAAAGTTTGAAACTCCAAAGTACTTTTACACTCTAATTGACGCACCGGGCCACAGAGACTTTATCAAGAACATGATCACAGGCGCGTCTGAGGCAGACGCAGCCATTCTTGTGGTTTCCGTCAAGCCAGGTGAGATGGAGGCCGCAACCGAACCAGGCGGACAGGCAAGAGAGCACGCATTCCTTGCAAGAACACTTGGAGTTGGCCAGCTGGTCGTTGCGCTCAACAAGATGGATGATGCGAACTACCAAGAAGCCCGCTACAAGGAAGTGAAGGACCACGTTGAGAAAATGCTCAAGATGGTAGGATACAACACTGCCAAAATCAACTTTATACCGATCTCAGGCTGGAAGGGAGACAACCTTGTCAAACGTTCCGACAAAATGGCATGGTACAAGGGACCGACGCTTGCTGAGGCTCTTGACATGTTCGACCCGCCAGAAAAGCCGATAGGCAAGCCGTTGAGAATCCCGGTCCAGGATGTTTACTCTATTACTGGTGTAGGCACTGTTCCTGTAGGCAGGGTTGAAACCGGCAAAATGAAGTCGGGCGATAAGGTCGTCGTAATGCCGTCCGGCGCGGTAGGCGAGGTCAAGTCAATTGAGACACACCACACGCAGATGGAAACCGCAGAGGCCGGCGACAACATCGGCTTTAACCTAAGAGGCGTAGACAAGAAGGCCATCAAGCGCGGCGACATTATTGGCGCAGCCGACAATCCGCCGACCGCAGCGAAGGAGTTTGAGGCAAGGATTATCATCATCCACCACCCAACCGCATTGGCGCCAGGGTACACACCCGTCCTTCACGCTCACACTGCTCAGGTGGCAGCTACGATATCAGAGTTCAAGGCAAAACTGGACCCGAGAACCGGTGCTACTACGGAGGAAAACCCCAAGTTCCTAAAGACAGGCGATGCCGCTATTGTAAAGATAAAGCCTGTCCGCCCGCTAGCAATCGAAACTTTCAAGGACTTTCCAGAGATTGGCAGATTTGCACTGCGCGACATGGGAACTACCATTGCTGCGGGCGTGGTGCTGAATGTTACCGACAAGTACGACCCGAACAAAAAGTAAGTGAAAGATAGTGCCGCAAGCAGCTAGAATAAAGCTTACAAGTACTAACCTGCTGACGCTGGAAAGCGTCTGCACCGAGATTCGAGGGATGGGCGAAAAGAGCGGGATTAAACTCAAGGGCCCGCATCCTTTGCCTACAAAAAAGCTCAAGATCGTCACGCGCAAGTCTCCCTGCGGGCAGGGGACAAACACCTATGACAAGTATGAGATGCGCATCCACAGGCGCGTCATTGACGTCGGCGCGGATGACAGGGCCATCAGGCAGCTGATGAGGCTCAAGATTCCAGACGACGTCTATATCGAAGTGTCACTCACGCAGTGACAAGCCTTCATTTTCTCACCAGTTTGCGATAGGCAAGTCTCGGAACTCGAATCTTCTCACCTGTTTCCCCACGAATAATTTTCGCAAGAATTTCCAGCCCCGTAACTGTCCTTGGACCAGGCTTGCTAAAGTACGAGTTGGCGTCAACTGCATAGACTTCGCCGTCCCTGACTGCCCTCAGCGAGTTCCAGCCTTCAATTTTTTCAAATACCGCTGCCTCGTGAATCGTTCGTTCCAGCCCAAACCCGCACGGCATCAGGATAATCTTGTCAGGGTCAAACTGGGCGATTTCCGCGACAGTCGTGCGCCTTGACCGGTCTCCGGTGCGGCTCAGTCCATTGATTCCTCCAGCCAGTTCGACCATCTGTGGAACCCAGTGTCCAGCCGTGAAGAGCGGATTTAGCCATTCAAGGCAAGCAACCCGGGGTTTAGACCTAGGGGCATTTCTGCGGATCCGGGCAATTCTGCTCCCCAGGCTCTTGATGACCTCGCGTGCCTCCTTGGCCCTGTTGACAGCAACAGCGATCTGGCGAATGTTTTGAATAACGTCGTCAAAGCTGTGGGGATCGAGAATCAGGATTTGCGGCCTCTGGCCGAGTTTGTGGACCGCTTGCGCCACTACCTTTGCAAACGGTGAGCAGACCTCGCATATGCTCTGGGCAATTACCAGGTCGGGCTGGGCGTCGCTCAGGGCAGCGATATCGACCTTGAAGATGTCCCTGTCCGAGCGGAGAAGCTCGCCTATCTTGCTGTCAATCGCGGCGCTGTCAAGGCCCTTAACATCAAAGGCCACCTGCACCAGCCTTGGCTTATATCGAGCCTGTTTTGGGTAATCGCATTCGTGGGTGACGCCGACAAGATTCCGACCAGCTCCAAGAAGATAGAGCGTTTCGGTGGCGCTGGGCAGGAAAGAAACGACTCTCAACGCTTTCTAGCAGAATTCCTGTGCTTAAAAATCATTGTCGGGTCAATAAGGCGCTGTCTTTGACGACTGATTGAACAAAATCCTTGAAAGGCTTTTCTTTGCCCAAAGCATTACATCGCTTGATGGCAATTTTTCGCCGCGGCTTCAGACCTAGCTGCACGGTTGTTATGCATGCCCTGATTATTTTGATCGTTGGAGGTAGTGTTGGAACAATGTCGCAAGTAACTCTACGTAACGCCTTTGCAGCATCGGACGAGCAAATAGTCTTGGAAGGTCTGAGTGACCAGGGCACTTTCAAGGTGGAGCTTCACTGGCTGACTAGTGGTATCGGCAAGCCAAACTCGTTCAACATCGTATTCCGAGATAATGATACCAATACAGTCATTGAGGCGGTGAGGTACAATTGGGATGTCTCCGGCCCTGACCTTCAACAATCCACCAACCATAGAACAAATCAGACATCAGGCTCTCAGCCGGTCACATTCCCAGCGAGCGGTTCCTACACTGTCAGGATATCAGATATTGAAGGTCTAGGCGAGGGAATTGCGTTTCATATCGAGGTGGTTCCGGAAATGCAGAATACTGTAATTCCTTGGGTATTGGTGTTGGGATTGATTGCTCCGGTATTAATTGCAAAAAGATGAAATGGATATCTATTTAGACGACGTATTGACAGTTAGGTGAAGAAATGAAAGCTGGTGTGTTTGCAGTTCTAGTCGTGCTCTTGGCAGCCGTGCCAGTGCTGACGCTCCACGCTGTTTTTGCGCAGCAGTCAGCTCCGATGGTTCAAAGCGGGAACAAGATCGACGTAAAGATGCAGCAGGTCCAGTCGGGCGACAAGAGCTACAAGTTCGTGGTAACATTCCTTCAGCCCAAGACACAGAACGTCCAAGTGCACATTGACTATGATGTTGCAATATTGCAAAATGGCAACGTGGTTTTTGACGCTGCGAAAAGCACCAACCAGAACCTACTGCATACGGCAGAAGGAAACGTGACTATCCCCTACACGTTTACAGACGGAGGGACATATCAGGTCCGCGTTCAGGTATTTGGCATAGTATTCAATCCTATTACTCCGGAGACCTTTAACTATGATGTGACGGTTACGCCAGAGTTCTCAAGCGGAATTGTGATGGTAGCCGCGGCAGGAGTTGTGGGCCTGGTGGTAGTTATTTCGAACAAGCTAAAGCACGAGTAGCGTAAACATCTTCGAACAAAGCAGGTGAGAGGGGACGCATCCCCCTAATTTCTGTTAGCGGTGCATTAGGATGACATGCTGTTTACAACGCTTTCAAACGAGGAGTAAGGCTGAGCGCCCACCAACTTCACCGGCTGTTTTCCGTCTGCCAGCACCACGAAAGTCGGGGTAGCATCCAAGCCCAGCTGGTCAGCCAGACTGTGATTGGTTTGAACGGCAGAAATGTACTTTTGAGAATCAAGGCAGCTTGTGAACTGGTCAATATTCTGAACGCCTACGTCCGAGGCCACCTGCTTCAAAAGTGACTCTGAAATCCATTCCGTTCCTTCAGGTTTCTGGATGTTATACAACTGATCGTGATAAGCCCAAAACTTGCCTTGGTCCCCTGCGCAGTATGCAGCCTCGGAAGCCATTGTAGAACCCATCGTTGGCTTGTAAACATAGTCATTAATGTTAAAGTCCTTGAACATGAACTTGGCCTTTCCCGTATTCACAAGATCCGAGATTACCTGATCCTGAGTATTCTTGTGAAATATCCCGCATGAGTTGCACTGATAATCACCGAACTCGACAATTGTTACCTTCGGGTCACCACTCGTAGTCCGCGTCTGCAAAGCATATGCGTTGGGCGTAGTAGGGGTCAAAATCTGCTGGATAATGGCGGCAGGGTTTGTTGACTCTGAAGAGGCAGAAGGCTTTGTCGATCCCGCACCCTGTGAAAGTGCAGCAAACGCGACAATAGCGATCACAACTCCCGCAACACCAACCATGACCAATTTTGCCGGGCCGCCGCTCTTGCCCAAACCGCCCTTGCGCTCAGAGGAAGTAGCTCGTCTTTTTGCCAATTAGTTAAATCACCACTATGATTTGATTTGGAGCATATAAACAATAACGTTCATTTCATGGCTCTTGTGCTTCGAGGCAACTCACAGACTCTAAATTATTCGACAACTAACTACATACCCCTCGATGTTCACGGTGGATATGAAGCGAGAATGGCGCCTCAAAGTATTCACGAAAACGCCACAAAGCCGGTCGGAATATAAGAGCGCTAAGCAAAAACAGTTTTACCGCGCTAATGGCTAGCAGAACCACCATAGTACTTGCCGTGCTGTTGATTTCGATATGCGCTGTCTCCATAGACAGCAAGCTTCACATGTCTGCGGCCCATTTTGACCAGCCGATTATCAGGTATGCTTACGCCGATCCCATCCAGAATGCACGCACCGAGCGGATCGGAAATTACGAATTTCAAATGACCACGCAGCCGAAAGATCCGCTGCAGGGCACTCCAACGACTTTGGTCTTCAGGGTCGGTACCGTCGACGGAACGGACTTAATTGACGTTCCAATTGTTCTGAGGATTGCAGACAGTGATGGCAATCTGATCCAAAAAACAAACCCCATAGTCCTGCCTTCAGGACATTACTCATACCAAGTCACGTTTGACAAGCCGGGCCGCAAGACCATTTATGTTGATTTAACGGATAATGCCTATACCGGACAGACGCTGACGTTTACCTTCTTTACCAATGTTGCTTCACCTTATGACTTTCTGTACTTTTTGCTGCCGGCAGTTGCAGCGGCCGTCGCAGCCTTCTTTGTGGTAAGGTACATCGCGAACCGAAACAAGAGGCTGAAAAATGCGGATGCGATATAGAAACTAGAGGGAAGACTCGCCTTCCGCATTATGTCGGCAAAGTTTTTCCCGTCATTATAAACATCTCGTCCGTTTTCACCTTGGCTTTTATGGACTTTGCAGGCACGCCAGCGACAACATCTCCGTCCGGGACATCCGCTATGACGCATGCGCCGGCAGCAACAAGTACGTTATCCCCAAGCGTCACGTGGTTCTTCAGGGTGGAATTAAGTCCGGTCCAGCAGGATCGTCCAAGCGTTGTGCTTCCTCCGATTATTGTACCTGCGGCAAGCTGGCAGTATTCGCCAATCTGAACATTATGTGCCATATGCACAAGTGCGTCCAGCTTTGCATTATCTCCTATTACCGTGTCCTGCAATGACCCTCGGGCGATTGAGCAGTTCGCGCAGATTTCCACGTTTCTTCCGATGATTACCCTGCCAAAGTGGGGAAACCTTTCCAGGCTTCCATCCGAGTACCTCTCGTAGGCAAAGCCGTCGGAGCCTATCACTGTACCTGATTGTATTGACGAGCCATCGCCCACAGAGCAATTCTGCAAAGTGCACCTTGCGTCAACGACGACCCTGTCGCCTAGGACACAGCCCTTGCCTATCACGGCATGTTCACCGACCACGCAGTCTCTTCCGAGACGGGCGGTCGGGTCGATTACTGCGGTCGCAGACACTCTTGCCGGTGGCACCTTGTCCGGGGTTCTTCTGTTTACGAATCTTACGAATGCCAGCCTTGGGTTTTCGCTGAAAATGAGCTGCTGGTTCTTCTTTGGTGTAACGACGCTGTAAAGCGATTTTTTGCACAGGATTATTCCGGCAGAAGACCTGCCGATAGCCTTGATGCCTCTCTCGCCCTCATAGGCACAAAACGCAATATCATTCGGCATGGCTTCGCCCAGCGACGCTACGCCGTTCACTTTCACAGGCGTCCCTACAAAAGAGACCGCTTCGCCAGATTCCGAGGTAACCTCGTCCGCGGTGCATTCTCGGCTCAGGGGCCAGCGAGCTTGATTCTGCATAGAGAGCAACTTTTAACACCTGTGTTATTCGGCGCGATTTGGAGTAATCATCGGCTCGCCGGGCACATTGCCTTCCTTGAGTTTCTTCTCTATAAGTCGCCTGGTTTGCGATGAATACACGATCAGGTCGTCTATGTCGATCTCCCTCTTGGTGGCAGCAGTCAGACTTGGCGCAGGCAGCTTTAGGAGGCCAAAGTCAGTCCCGAAGCACAATTTCAGCACCTCAAAAGACTCGACCGCATCCATGTGGGAAGCCAGTCTTGCCTGGAAGGCGCGATACTGCGCCAGCCCCCTAACCGCGTCTGCGCTTGTAAACTGCTTTCCGTTCTGTGATCTGAACATCCGTATCAGTTCAATCTTTTCGTCGATTACGTCTGAAATGTCGCAGTAAACTAGAGGCTTGAATTCCTTGGTTAATGGGACCTCGTAAGCAAGTACATTTTGGCTGAACCGGCTTGCTTCAATAGTGGCCTCTGCAATCGCGCGGTGGTCATGATGATAGTCTTGGAGCGAGTGTGTAAAAACGAGATCTGCGCTTGACTCATGGATAAAGAACTCGATGTGGTTTATGAGTTTGCTGCCAACCTGGACTTTCGTGTCGCCAAAGTTGTCGACCCACAATTTCTGTGCTCCGAGATAATTTGCCGTAGCGAATAGCTCCTGAGTGCGCTCTTCGGGGTTACCGGATGCCCCGCCGCGCGTAATAACGTAGAGGAATACCTTATGACCGTCCCTCGCCGCTTTGAGAAGGGTCCCGCCGCAGCCAAGCTCAATATCATCAGGGTGAGCGCCAATCGCTAGAATATTCAATTTAATTAGCCTCCTTTATAGACTGAATCTTGGAGCCTGTTTCAGCGAATTGACAAATTTTTGCCCATGCGTCCTGAGCGGTATTAGCAGCTATTTTTGTACATAGAAATGTCATGCTATTACCAATTGACGGAGTGTTAGTTATGAAAGACTAGCTATCAGTTTAGGGTACCATAGTGACATCTTTATTCACTAAAATTGAACTAGAGGCACAATTCATCTGAAGCCGCTGGAATTTCAGGTAAGGACTAAGGGATTCCGGCCGTGGCCTTGCGCTGGTTGCAGCTTTTCCCGTACAGGTAACAAGAAACATGAAATAACGCCGGTTTGGCAATACCGCCGAATGAACGTCCCTTATTTGAAATCCTCCTGTGCTCTAGAGAAATCTAGTTTAGTTGAACTTGCTCAATCGGGGTAATTGGCGAGGCACTGTCGAAGCGAAGCCCCTTTATGTAAAAGGCCATGGGTAACTGGCCAGTGCTATATTCCATCTTAACTGACAAGGGGCTTGTTACTGCCGTGATATTCCTGCCGGCGACGTCAAT belongs to Nitrososphaera sp. and includes:
- the tpiA gene encoding triose-phosphate isomerase; its protein translation is MNRPLIINFKNYEEISGQATLELAKAAEKVSHETSCEIVLAPPIASLALVCRSVAIPVIAQHVDAASLGASTGFCVPKITKSFGAAGSLLNHSEHRIEQGAIEDLIGQMGELGMSSIVCARTPEEVRHISRLNPDFIAIEPPELIGSGKAVSKENPKIISDSVDAARGSKSKVICGAGITDKSDVARAIELGSRGILVASGVIKARSWHDKILEFAQGME
- the fbp gene encoding fructose-1,6-bisphosphate aldolase/phosphatase, which translates into the protein MRVTLSAIKADIGGIGGHTRPSDELVSTVRNFVAKNAKGLLIDYYVGFTGDDIHIIMTHTQGEDNEKIHKLAWDAFTEGTRVAKEQGLYGAGQDLLKDSFSGNVKGMGPGVAEIEMEERPSEVFCIFAADKTEPGAFNFPLWRMFVDARSNTGLLINEKLAEGVIFRIMDVMTGKIADLKMWGDKAELEAALMYPGRYVVHSVLATDGEQIVSASTDRLHNIAGTYVGKDDPIAIVRTQKNFPATEEAGSAFNEPHYVAGNTRGSHHMPLMPVKLNSAASLNYSIPIVSCLLFSMHNGKLTGPHDGFGTDDWELQRIRASERAMIMRNQGFIHPATLIPEELEYNKGYQARMSKLESKFRDVAEVEKPSRADKKDAGKGKRS
- the tuf gene encoding translation elongation factor EF-1 subunit alpha, whose translation is MSASKKPHMNLVVTGHVDNGKSTTVGHLMVDMGVIDQRTIDAFAKESEATGKGDTFKYAWVLDSIKDERERGITIDLAFQKFETPKYFYTLIDAPGHRDFIKNMITGASEADAAILVVSVKPGEMEAATEPGGQAREHAFLARTLGVGQLVVALNKMDDANYQEARYKEVKDHVEKMLKMVGYNTAKINFIPISGWKGDNLVKRSDKMAWYKGPTLAEALDMFDPPEKPIGKPLRIPVQDVYSITGVGTVPVGRVETGKMKSGDKVVVMPSGAVGEVKSIETHHTQMETAEAGDNIGFNLRGVDKKAIKRGDIIGAADNPPTAAKEFEARIIIIHHPTALAPGYTPVLHAHTAQVAATISEFKAKLDPRTGATTEENPKFLKTGDAAIVKIKPVRPLAIETFKDFPEIGRFALRDMGTTIAAGVVLNVTDKYDPNKK
- the rpsJ gene encoding 30S ribosomal protein S10; this encodes MPQAARIKLTSTNLLTLESVCTEIRGMGEKSGIKLKGPHPLPTKKLKIVTRKSPCGQGTNTYDKYEMRIHRRVIDVGADDRAIRQLMRLKIPDDVYIEVSLTQ
- a CDS encoding cobalamin-binding protein translates to MRVVSFLPSATETLYLLGAGRNLVGVTHECDYPKQARYKPRLVQVAFDVKGLDSAAIDSKIGELLRSDRDIFKVDIAALSDAQPDLVIAQSICEVCSPFAKVVAQAVHKLGQRPQILILDPHSFDDVIQNIRQIAVAVNRAKEAREVIKSLGSRIARIRRNAPRSKPRVACLEWLNPLFTAGHWVPQMVELAGGINGLSRTGDRSRRTTVAEIAQFDPDKIILMPCGFGLERTIHEAAVFEKIEGWNSLRAVRDGEVYAVDANSYFSKPGPRTVTGLEILAKIIRGETGEKIRVPRLAYRKLVRK
- a CDS encoding thioredoxin domain-containing protein, which codes for MAKRRATSSERKGGLGKSGGPAKLVMVGVAGVVIAIVAFAALSQGAGSTKPSASSESTNPAAIIQQILTPTTPNAYALQTRTTSGDPKVTIVEFGDYQCNSCGIFHKNTQDQVISDLVNTGKAKFMFKDFNINDYVYKPTMGSTMASEAAYCAGDQGKFWAYHDQLYNIQKPEGTEWISESLLKQVASDVGVQNIDQFTSCLDSQKYISAVQTNHSLADQLGLDATPTFVVLADGKQPVKLVGAQPYSSFESVVNSMSS
- a CDS encoding LpxD N-terminal domain-containing protein; this translates as MQNQARWPLSRECTADEVTSESGEAVSFVGTPVKVNGVASLGEAMPNDIAFCAYEGERGIKAIGRSSAGIILCKKSLYSVVTPKKNQQLIFSENPRLAFVRFVNRRTPDKVPPARVSATAVIDPTARLGRDCVVGEHAVIGKGCVLGDRVVVDARCTLQNCSVGDGSSIQSGTVIGSDGFAYERYSDGSLERFPHFGRVIIGRNVEICANCSIARGSLQDTVIGDNAKLDALVHMAHNVQIGEYCQLAAGTIIGGSTTLGRSCWTGLNSTLKNHVTLGDNVLVAAGACVIADVPDGDVVAGVPAKSIKAKVKTDEMFIMTGKTLPT
- a CDS encoding PIG-L deacetylase family protein — protein: MNILAIGAHPDDIELGCGGTLLKAARDGHKVFLYVITRGGASGNPEERTQELFATANYLGAQKLWVDNFGDTKVQVGSKLINHIEFFIHESSADLVFTHSLQDYHHDHRAIAEATIEASRFSQNVLAYEVPLTKEFKPLVYCDISDVIDEKIELIRMFRSQNGKQFTSADAVRGLAQYRAFQARLASHMDAVESFEVLKLCFGTDFGLLKLPAPSLTAATKREIDIDDLIVYSSQTRRLIEKKLKEGNVPGEPMITPNRAE